In the genome of Marispirochaeta sp., one region contains:
- a CDS encoding tripartite tricarboxylate transporter permease — protein sequence METLTFLFQGLGIAIQPLNILWVTIGGILGTVIGMLPGLGPATGVAVLLPLTFVMGPTASLITMAGVYYGAMYGGSRSSILINTPGDGAAVAATFDGYPMTLKGEAEAALAISAIASFIGGIIATILMVAVALPVARFALRFGPAEYFMLFVFALSATASMSKGDSLKGFIATLLGLMIATIGIDGQSGIKRFTFGILELEAGIDFLVVIIAVFALGEVFKSFRNIAEGHKKAQTKFGRIWISMAQWKRCVWPILRSSPFGFFIGALPGAGGTMASLLSYNNEKNLSDHPDEFGKGAIEGVAAPEAANNAASVGAMIPMLTLGIPGSGTTAVMMGALLMLGLQPGPMLFQQQSTVVWALIASMFVGNIILAFINIPMAGALVRVLSVPPRVLYPIVLGLAFVGTYAISYSVIDFYLLIIFGVVGYFLSAARIPATPLILAVIVGNDMEQSFRQAFVISNGSLKIFFASPLCIILIILTIISIAGPIVRDFIVKRKNAASRT from the coding sequence ATGGAAACACTTACTTTTCTGTTTCAGGGACTGGGAATTGCTATACAGCCGTTGAACATACTGTGGGTTACCATCGGGGGAATTCTCGGAACGGTAATCGGGATGCTTCCCGGTCTTGGCCCTGCCACAGGTGTAGCGGTTCTGCTGCCCCTGACCTTTGTAATGGGTCCGACAGCCTCCCTTATTACCATGGCGGGGGTCTACTACGGCGCCATGTACGGGGGATCAAGGTCCTCTATCCTGATTAATACCCCGGGAGACGGGGCAGCAGTGGCTGCAACCTTTGACGGGTATCCAATGACTCTTAAGGGTGAGGCGGAAGCTGCTCTGGCGATATCCGCCATTGCATCCTTTATTGGCGGTATAATCGCCACAATTCTAATGGTAGCGGTGGCGCTTCCGGTTGCCCGCTTTGCCCTCAGGTTCGGGCCCGCCGAATATTTTATGCTCTTTGTCTTTGCCCTTTCGGCTACGGCCTCCATGAGTAAAGGAGACAGTCTGAAAGGCTTTATTGCTACTCTTCTGGGTCTCATGATAGCCACCATCGGAATCGACGGCCAATCGGGGATCAAACGCTTTACCTTCGGTATACTCGAGTTGGAAGCAGGCATCGATTTCCTGGTTGTAATAATCGCCGTGTTTGCCCTGGGGGAGGTCTTTAAGAGCTTTCGTAACATAGCGGAAGGTCACAAGAAGGCCCAGACCAAGTTCGGAAGAATCTGGATAAGCATGGCCCAGTGGAAGCGCTGTGTGTGGCCCATTCTGCGGTCGTCTCCTTTCGGCTTCTTTATCGGTGCCCTGCCGGGGGCCGGCGGAACAATGGCTTCGCTGCTTTCCTACAATAACGAAAAGAACCTGTCCGACCATCCTGATGAGTTTGGAAAAGGCGCGATCGAAGGAGTCGCGGCACCGGAAGCAGCCAACAATGCCGCCTCGGTAGGGGCTATGATTCCCATGCTGACCTTAGGGATACCCGGATCGGGAACCACTGCAGTTATGATGGGAGCCCTCCTGATGCTCGGCCTGCAGCCGGGACCGATGCTGTTCCAGCAGCAGTCCACCGTTGTCTGGGCCCTGATAGCGAGCATGTTCGTGGGGAATATTATTCTGGCCTTTATCAATATACCCATGGCCGGTGCTCTTGTGCGTGTACTCTCTGTACCGCCGAGGGTTCTGTATCCCATAGTGCTTGGTCTTGCGTTTGTCGGGACCTACGCCATCAGCTACAGTGTGATCGATTTTTACCTGCTGATCATATTTGGTGTTGTGGGGTATTTTCTCTCCGCAGCCAGGATCCCCGCAACGCCCCTTATTCTGGCGGTAATAGTAGGAAACGATATGGAACAGTCCTTCCGTCAGGCTTTCGTAATATCCAACGGAAGTCTGAAGATCTTTTTTGCATCACCGCTCTGTATCATTCTTATAATTCTGACCATTATTTCCATTGCGGGACCGATAGTACGTGATTTTATCGTTAAACGAAAAAACGCAGCTTCACGAACCTGA
- a CDS encoding tripartite tricarboxylate transporter TctB family protein gives MNMTLISGAISLVIGLAVTWMSLNLPAASVGIPHAPKVFPAGLGVLMILCSAYLLFREFLRIKKDGKTAHGTVNPFLSKIIFTCLFGVMYAVLFKPIGYVLSTFVFLQAELFLFNGAAKWKVNTVVSLTFSLFIYLLFAKTLGVYLPQTPIIWF, from the coding sequence ATGAATATGACACTGATTTCCGGAGCCATTTCTTTAGTCATCGGACTGGCCGTAACCTGGATGAGTCTGAATCTGCCGGCAGCCAGCGTAGGGATTCCTCATGCTCCCAAGGTTTTTCCCGCCGGGTTGGGAGTTTTAATGATACTCTGCTCCGCGTATCTTCTTTTCAGGGAGTTTCTGCGCATAAAGAAGGACGGAAAAACAGCCCATGGTACCGTGAACCCCTTTCTGTCGAAGATCATTTTCACCTGTCTCTTCGGCGTTATGTACGCAGTGCTGTTCAAACCCATCGGGTATGTGCTTTCCACCTTTGTTTTTCTGCAGGCGGAGCTGTTCCTGTTTAATGGAGCAGCAAAATGGAAGGTCAACACGGTGGTTTCGCTGACCTTCAGCCTTTTTATCTATCTGCTGTTTGCCAAGACCCTCGGGGTCTATCTTCCGCAAACACCGATTATCTGGTTTTAG